The DNA window AGCGTCcctcagttttgcttttcatgtcACAATCTGATGAAATCTGGAGTATGGCCACATCTCAGCCCCTGCACCCAGAAGTTGCGGAGCAGCATCAGCATCATTGAGCACTTACAGAACCTAAGCACTTACATTAAGCACTTAAGAGTCCCATGCGGAGGGCGGGCGTGGGCAGGAGGTGTGGCAGGGCAGCCGGTGATCACGTAGCTCAAGTCTGCAAGAAACACACCTTGTGTCACCGGAGCTGGCCTCAGTCGCCCGTGGGAAGCACAGGCACATCCAGCCCCAGCTGAGCAGTACGGCGCATCCCCCCGGATGTGACACGTCAGGCTCCGCACTCTCCACACGTGTTTCGTCCCCAGCATCGCTGCTACCCCGCACTGCAGACATGCTTGCCCGGCGAGTAGCCATCATCGGAGCTGGTGTCTCTGGCCTGTGCGCCCTGAAATGCTGCCTGGATGAAGGGTTGCTACCCACCTGCTTCGAGAAGAGCAGTGATATTGGCGGGCTCTGGCGCTTCGAGGTAAGCCCCGTGCCATGCCAGCCTGCCCCATGACAGCAGCATGGACGGGATTGAGATCAGTCTTTGGCAGCTAACGAAGCACCACTTCCCTGCTTTGCATGTGTGCAGCAGGTGGGTTTCCAAGGAAaaccacagggaagaaaaactgcTGCAGCAAAAGGAGGTACTTATGGTGCCAGCTGGTGTGCTGGCCACATGGGTCccatctccttccttcccaccagcagcaggaAAGACCCTCTCCAAGGACCTTACCCCAGGACTCACTCCTTCAGTTCAGCCTTgcttcttctctgcctttcctcctcGGTCTCATCTAtcccttcctctgctgctttgctcacattcctctccagccctttcctaCCCATCCTGGTCCCTGTCCTGCCTGGCTCCTCCCTGAGAGTCCTAGTTGCTCCTTTCCCTGTTTCTATGCCTCTCATCCACGCAGAAGCACTGAGCACTGCTTCCTCTGGGCCTTGGCTCTCTCTCCCTGTCTCGGGGGAAGCCGGGAGTTCATTTCTGCCCCCATGTAACAAGGCTGCTGAATTTTCCCCTGGAACTCACTGAGAATAAGACAAGGTTTCTCATCATGCCCTGATATGTGGTTGGGAGAGTGTGTGGGACACACATGCACCACGTCATCGTGGAGTCTGGGGTGGCTCTGCTGGTTCTGCCTGTGGTGGGTCTGAACTGGGGTTGGCggagcagagccagggcagcAACACCTGGCTGCCAGGGTAGAGACCCTGTGAGCAGGAGCGGCCACTCAGCTGGAAGCACCAGAGCTGGCTCAGCAGCCAGCGAGACCTAATGTGGCAACCAGGGCAATGGCACCATAGGCAGCTTTGGAAACGTATTGCCTCATCGCAGCTAGGGGTGGGCATTGGGCAACTGAAACACAAGACCCCACAACCCGCTGTCTACCTTGCATGGCCCACACCAAACCACACCTTACCCTTCCCTGTTTTGCAGGGTGAATGCTCATGGCTGCAAGAGAGTGCTGGGTTTGGGGATGGAGGCTACACCCACCTGTGGCTTAATCCTGGATCCCCACAGGCACggcagggcaggcaggcagTCCTGAGGTCCCTGTGCCAGCACTGAGCCGTGCCCTGCTCCCACAGGAGAACCCTGAAGAGGGCCGTGCCAGCATCTACCCTTCCCTCATCATCAATGCCTCCAAAGAGATTATGAGCTTCAGCGACTTCCCCGTCCCTGAGGACTTCCCCAACTACATGCACAACTCCAAGATCATGGAGTACTTCCGCATGTACGCCCAGCGCTTCAACCTGCTCCGCCACATCCGCTTCAGGATGAGAGACGGGTAGTCTGGGGGATGGCAgtggaggggctgagggacacAGGGTGCCTGACGCCCTCTCCCCTTGCTCCCAGACCAGCGTGTGCCGCATGGCCAAGTGCCCTGACTTCGCCACCACAGGCCAGTGGGAAGTGGTGACGGAGAGTGATGGGAAGCAGGAGACGGCCGTCTTCGATGCTGTGCTGGTGTGCACTGGGCATCACACTGAGGCTCACCTCCCACTGAGCACCTTCCCAGGTACTGCACCATGGGCTGCTTGCCTGCTCTTCTACACCCCTGGGAGCACCCTCCACACCTGCTCAGCCCCCATCCCATTCTGGCTGCTGCCAAAAATGCCTCCATATGTTAAGGCACGAGGTGGAATTGCATGGGCATATTTCTATCCCACCCATCTTGGTGGCCTGTCCTTGGTGGCTCTTGCTGTGCCGTCAGTGCTCCACCGAAGTGCCCTTATGGCACCTCTCCCACCACAGACAGGCTCCCTGAGCTGCTGGCCATGCAGTCGCTGGGCTCTCCAGTTCCTCTCTTGCTCTCCAGCAAAGCTTGAGAGATCAGTGTTCATGGTTGATTTCTCCTCTGGGTGCCAGACAAAAATGTCTAGAGGGCTTTCAGCTGTGGAGACCCTCTTTGGATGGGGAACATGCCAGAGCATACCACCACCAGGGTCTGGCAGGATGGGACATACCCTGGCTGCTCTTCTGCCTCTGATGCCTGGCATCAAGCAGGAACTGCAGGAGGATTTTATTATGGGAGCACAGAGGTCCCCAGTCCAAGTCCTGCTCCCAGACAGCCCCAAAGTCAGAGTAGGATGCTTAGGGCCACACTTAGCATCTCCCAAACTGGAGATGTCACTGTGTTTCTGGATACCATCCCAAAGCTGCATTGCTCCTGTTGGGCACGCTGGTGCCAGTCTGTTCACAGAACACACTACTAGTCTGAGCAGAGGGACAGCAACCCTGTGCTCCACATCCATACCCAGTATGGTTTATGTCTCTCTTCCAGGGCTGGAAAATTTTGAGGGCTGGTACATGCACAGCCGAGACTACAAAAGCCCACAGCTCTTTTCAGGAAAGCGCGTGGTTGTGGTCGGCATGGGGAATTCAGGCACTGACATCGCAGTGGAGCTGAGCCACACGGCCAAGCAGGTGTGCTGGGAGAGCTGCCAGGGCTGGGATGCTTATTATTCAGACCCCAGAGGGCACGAAGCAACCCTGTGCCATCACCTCTGGgcttccctccctccagcaCCACAGCTGACCACCATCACCCTGTCCCCTCTCAGTGAGGGTGGCAGTTGTGGTCCCAGCATCCCATACTTCTCCTCTCGTTCCTGCCAGGTCTTTCTCAGCGCCAGGCATGGGACCTGGGTGATGCACCGGGTGGCAGACACTGGGTACCCCTTTGACTACACCTACATCAACCGCTTCTTTCAAATTTTGTATAATCTGCTGCCTAAAACCACCAGCAGCTACTTAATTGAGAGAAAGCTGAATGCCCGCTTCAACCACCCACTGTATGGCCTCCAGCCCAAGCACAGGTGAGCACCCCAGCAGCACCGCAGTGACCTGCCCCAGCACTGCCCAGGCTCTGCATAAGGTCTGTCTGTGCCTTCCAGGGTCTTTGAGCAGCATCCAACCGTCAACGATGACCTGCCCAACCGCATCATTTCGGGCAGGGTGCTGGTGAAGCCAAACATCCAGAAATTCACAGAGACGTCTGTCATCTTTGATGATGACACCAGGGAAGACATTGATGCCGTGGTCCTTGCCACAGGATACAGTTTCTCATTCCCCTTCCTCGAGGGCTACGTGAAGGTGGTGGAGAACCAGATTCCGCTCTACAAATTCGTATTCCCCCCTCACATGGAGAAGCCAACACTGGCTTTCATCGGCCTCATCCAGCCTCTAGGTCCCATCATGCCCATATCTGAGCTCCAGTGTCGCTGGGCCACCCGTGTCTTCAAGGGTAAGTGAGGCAAGGTCGGGGGATGCAGTCAGGCTCCCTTGGTCACAGCAAGGCCAATACATTCAACTAGTAGCATCACCTTGCACACTGCCTCCTGCTATTCTCCTTTGTTGTACTCCTTTTGCTTATTCATAGAAACTAAAAACAGTGCTACATTTTGATGAGCCTTGTGCTCATTTCttgtgggggtggggggagggcaCTAACAGGTACCATTGCCTGCAAACCaccctcttcctctcttttcctgctgttgctTTCTTTGCCTGTGCTTCCCCTTTTGCTCCTGCTATGGTGGCAGTCCCCAAAGCCTTTTGTATGCTAGGCTGCAGAGTCAGCTTGACCATGGCAGGAACATAGCCTTCCCTCcagccacagcctcctcttcctcagggCTGCAGAAACTGCCGTCAATGGCCAGCATGCTGGCTGATATCACACAAACCAAGAAGAAAATGGCTGCACGGTAAGAACTCCGTATAGGTATCACCCCTGCAACAATTACCCCTGTGACTTGCGCTTCTAGcctgcctgccctccctgcccacagGTACGTGAAGAGCCAGCGGCACACCATCCAGGTGGATTTCATCCCCTACATGGATGAGCTTGCAAGCCAGATTGGGGTCAAACCCAATCTGCTCAACCTCTTCCTCACGGACCCCAGGCTGGCACTGGAGGTGTTCTTCGGGGCCTGTACACCGTACCAGTACCGCCTGCAGGGCCCGGGCAAGTGGGCAGGTGCCCGGAAGGCCATCCTCACCCAGCGGCAGCGCGTCCTCCGGCCCCTGCAAAGCAGAGTCGAGGACGGTTCTTCCCGCTCCAGCATCCTGGCCCGCATCCTCAAGATCTTCTTCAGCATCAGTTTGATTTTGACCACCCTTGCCTACGTCTCACTCTCTCCTTAAGCTACAATGAAAGAGGAACTGGGTCCTCCTAGCAACCTTCTTCCTTCCACCCTTCCCTTGGGCTTGGGTGCTTCTGTAGTCGCATGCTATGTCTGCCGCCACACCAGAAGGTGCCGAGGGAGTTGATTCCTTGAAGGCACAGCCTGTTCTATCCCACCTTCCTGCTGTGCCAGGGTTATACGAGGCCTCACTGAGGGCTGCTCTGAGCAGCCCTCCTCTTCCCTAAATTAATCAGTCCTCTTTCCCTAAATCCCAGCCTGACAGATCTGCAAGGTCTACCCATGGGCTAGGGCACTGCAGGGGTGGCAGGGAGATGAGGAACTTCCCTGGCCAGGGGACTGTGGGAAAAGGGCAATAAAGTTTGTTCCTATGCCAAGAGGACCTGGGACCACACTGCGTGGGCTCTGCCTGTGTCTGTCCTGCCCACCCGGGGCCTGGCCAGCCCACGGGAACCACTCTGGCTGCTCACACCCCACAGCTTGCCCCACAGCCCATGTGCTtgccccccacagccccacagcccggCTGCCtgccccccacagccccacggcCCGGCTGCCtgccccccacagccccacggcCCGGCTGCTCGCCCCCCACAGCTCGGCTGCTCAcctcccacagccccacagcccggCTGCTcgccccccacagccccacggcCCGGCTGCTcgccccccacagccccacggcCCGGCTGCTcgccccccacagccccacggcCCGGCTGCTcgccccccacagccccacggcCCGGCTGCTcgccccccacagccccacggcCCGGCTGCTcgccccccacagccccacggcCCGGCTGCTCGCCCTCCACAGCTCCACGGCCCGGCTGCTcgccccccacagccccacggcCCGGCTGCTCGCCCCCCACAGCTCCACGGCCCGGCTGCCATCGCCCTTAGCTCTGCCCTCAACCAAGACGGCCTCCCCGCGGCCGCGGCGGGGGTGAAGCCGCGTTACCACTCAGCGCGCGCGCGCCAGGCCGGCCACCCTTAGCCGCGAGGGGCGAGGCTGCCCTCAAGAAGCATGGCGGCCGCCCGGCACCGGGTCCGcgcgcgggggcggggcggagCGCCCCGCGGGGACGGCGGCGGAGCGTGTCGCCATTTTGCGCGGCGGCGGagagcgcggcggcggcggtggCCAGGTggggcgggggccggggggcagcggggccggGGGACCGCGGGGAGCGGGGTCAGCGGGACTggcagccgccgccgcctcgcGGTGACCTGTCGGGAGTGGCTGTGACAGCCCTGCCGCCGCCTGGCGGAGCCCCCGTCCCGGCCGCGCCCGCCTGGCGAGAGCCCGGGGCTCGTCCCGCCGCCTCGAGCCGAGCTCCGGCCCTTCCCCGCCGGCGGGCGCCGCGGCTCGTGTCAGGGTCCGCTGGGCAGCGCCGGGCGGGAGGCCGTGGCGGCCGGGGCTCGAGGGACCAAGTTGCTCCCGGGGAAACTACGATTGGATTGCAGAAGACAATTTTTTgccatgagaacagttaaacgTTGGAGTAGTCTCCCCGGGGCAGTGGTGGATTCCTCTGCGCTGGACGCTtctaaggctcagcttgacagggtgctgggccatctcatttaatcCGTATACCACCCAAAAAAGTTGGACGAGATGATCCCTGAAGGGAACCTTCCAGGTGgttcccatccaacctggca is part of the Phaenicophaeus curvirostris isolate KB17595 chromosome 8, BPBGC_Pcur_1.0, whole genome shotgun sequence genome and encodes:
- the LOC138723433 gene encoding flavin-containing monooxygenase 5-like, whose protein sequence is MLARRVAIIGAGVSGLCALKCCLDEGLLPTCFEKSSDIGGLWRFEENPEEGRASIYPSLIINASKEIMSFSDFPVPEDFPNYMHNSKIMEYFRMYAQRFNLLRHIRFKTSVCRMAKCPDFATTGQWEVVTESDGKQETAVFDAVLVCTGHHTEAHLPLSTFPGLENFEGWYMHSRDYKSPQLFSGKRVVVVGMGNSGTDIAVELSHTAKQVFLSARHGTWVMHRVADTGYPFDYTYINRFFQILYNLLPKTTSSYLIERKLNARFNHPLYGLQPKHR